Below is a genomic region from Candidatus Firestonebacteria bacterium RIFOXYD2_FULL_39_29.
ATTATCCTCAGAGCCCTGAAAGAAGTTAAACTTGAGGATCTTCATAAGTTCATAGACGGTCCGACAGGGGTAGTACTAAGCAATGATGATCCTGTTATTGCAGCGAAGCTGGTAAGAGATTTTTTTAAAGCCCATCAAAATTTAAAAGTAAGGGCTGGTGTTGTAGAAGGTAAAGGTGTCGGTCCGGCAGAGGTTACAATAGTTGCGGATATTCCGTCACGTGATATCCTTTTGGGTCAGGTTGCAGGCGGATTGAAAGCGCCTCTTTATAAACTCGTGTTTGTGTTGAATGCTAACGTTCAGAAACTGGTTGGCACGCTTGACGCGATAAAAAAGCAGAAAGAAACTGCGAAATGAAACTCTACGTCCTCACGGACGTAGTCTTGGGTTAAGCCCAAGCCAAAGGAGTATCCTCCTTTGGAATCCTCTTGCGAGAGGAGATTATTATAATACGCGGTTTTTTATCAACGGCTTATGCTGGTGGTTTTAAAAACCGCCTTCGCAATAAAAAAGAAATTTAGACAGGAGGATAGTATGGCAAATTTAACAAAAGAAGAAATTTTGGAAGGTGTATCGAAAATGTCAGTGCTTGAGCTTACCGAGCTCATTAAAAGCATGGAAGACAGGTTTGGTGTTTCAGCGGCGGCACCGGTAGCAGCGGCAGCGGCCGGCGGAGCAGCTCCGGCTGCAGCAGCGGAAGCGCAATCTTCTTTCACTGTGATGCTTACTGCGGCAGGCGCGAGCAAAATTCCGGTTATAAAAGTAGTAAGAGAAATTACCGGACTTGGACTTAAAGAAGCAAAGGACTTGGTTGATGGAGCACCTAAAGCCGTTAAGGAAGGGCTTTCGAAGGATGAAGCAGATAAGATGAAAGCAAAGTTTGAAGGAAGTGGAGCAACTATCGAGATTAAGTAATATTTTTTTGCAGGGGTCTGTTAATCAGGCCCCTGCAAATTTATGAAATTATAGGAAGTAAAAGTCGTGAAGACCCCCGTTTCACGTAATGAATGCGGAAACGGGATTTACTTTCCCGGAGGGAAAATGGAAGATTTTGATAAATTAGGGAAGCGTAAAAGGAAAGATTTCTCCAAACTTCCTAAAATACAGGAATTACCCAACTTAATTGAAGTTCAGAAGACGTCTTATTTTGGTTTTTTACAAAAAGAGATCGCTCCGGATAAGAGAAAAAACTTTGGATTGCAGGGTGTTTTAAATGAAATATTTCCTATTGTTTCCATGAAGGGGAACATCACTCTTGAATTTGTAAACTATACTCTGGGACAACCAAAGTTTTCCGTGACGGAGTGTAAAGAAAGAGAGATGTCTTACAGCGTTCCGTTAAAATTTACCGTAAGAATGATAGTTACTGACTTGGAAAATCCTTCTAAAAAAGTAAAGGAGATTAAAGAGCAGGAAATTTATGTATGCGAAATTCCTCTAATGACGGAGAATGGTACTTTTATAATTAACGGTGCCGAGAGGGT
It encodes:
- a CDS encoding 50S ribosomal protein L10, producing the protein MSKAQLIKAEEVKALAAKFTKAKGIVFTNFTGLTVEDTTDFRKKVSKAGLEYKVIKNNIILRALKEVKLEDLHKFIDGPTGVVLSNDDPVIAAKLVRDFFKAHQNLKVRAGVVEGKGVGPAEVTIVADIPSRDILLGQVAGGLKAPLYKLVFVLNANVQKLVGTLDAIKKQKETAK
- a CDS encoding 50S ribosomal protein L7/L12, giving the protein MANLTKEEILEGVSKMSVLELTELIKSMEDRFGVSAAAPVAAAAAGGAAPAAAAEAQSSFTVMLTAAGASKIPVIKVVREITGLGLKEAKDLVDGAPKAVKEGLSKDEADKMKAKFEGSGATIEIK